The following proteins come from a genomic window of Yinghuangia sp. ASG 101:
- a CDS encoding MHYT domain-containing protein, which produces MNQFSYGPVTPGLAFLMSCTGACLGLLCSARAQATRAGARVRWLVLAALSLGGTGIWVMHFIAMFGFDMPGAEVRYDVPLTLASMCVSVIVVGVGLMLAIGGAHRRAALLSGGVLTGTGVAGMHYLGMAAVETSRPVTYDTRVVVLSWVVAIVASTAALWAALYVRGLRATLLAAPVMGLAVCGMHYTGMYAMRAVRQEPGTAPHTVHGAEPADLLAPLITGISVVTLVVLVVVAIWPNVEQMEDDRDFDVRVSRLTGVRTPV; this is translated from the coding sequence ATGAACCAGTTCTCGTACGGCCCCGTCACCCCCGGTCTCGCGTTCCTGATGTCGTGCACCGGCGCCTGCCTGGGGCTCCTGTGCAGTGCGCGAGCGCAGGCGACCCGGGCGGGCGCGCGGGTGCGCTGGCTCGTCCTGGCCGCGCTGTCGCTCGGGGGCACGGGGATCTGGGTGATGCACTTCATCGCCATGTTCGGGTTCGACATGCCGGGCGCCGAGGTGCGCTACGACGTCCCGCTGACGCTGGCGAGCATGTGCGTCTCGGTGATCGTGGTCGGCGTCGGCCTGATGCTCGCGATCGGCGGCGCGCACCGCCGGGCCGCCCTGCTGTCGGGCGGCGTGCTCACCGGGACCGGCGTGGCCGGGATGCACTACCTGGGCATGGCCGCGGTGGAGACGTCCCGGCCGGTCACCTATGACACGCGCGTCGTCGTGCTGTCGTGGGTCGTCGCGATCGTGGCGTCGACCGCCGCGCTGTGGGCCGCGCTGTATGTGCGCGGGCTCAGGGCCACGCTCCTGGCGGCCCCGGTGATGGGTCTCGCGGTGTGCGGCATGCACTACACCGGGATGTACGCGATGCGCGCGGTCCGGCAGGAGCCCGGCACCGCGCCGCACACGGTGCACGGTGCCGAGCCGGCGGATCTGCTGGCCCCGCTGATCACCGGCATCAGCGTGGTGACGCTGGTGGTGCTCGTCGTCGTGGCGATCTGGCCCAACGTCGAACAGATGGAGGACGACCGGGACTTCGACGTCCGGGTCAGCCGTCTGACCGGGGTGAGGACCCCGGTCTGA
- a CDS encoding PIG-L deacetylase family protein — MTEPAAPPFTPLREDWSTAVAIVAHPDDMEYGAAAAVARWTDQGKNVVYVMVTSGEAGIDGMHPDEARPLREAEQVASAAVVGVDVVEFLGFPDGVLEYGLPLRREVARVVRRHRPDIVITGNWRETYGGTVPNQADHIAVGRAVLDGVRDAGNRWVFRELAESESLEPWNGVREIWAAGSPDAGHAVDTTDTFARGVASLEAHAAYLAGLGGGDMADAGEWLEGFARGAGTRLGTRFAASFEVVPLSFG, encoded by the coding sequence ATGACCGAGCCCGCCGCCCCGCCGTTCACCCCGCTCCGCGAGGACTGGTCGACCGCCGTGGCGATCGTCGCGCACCCCGACGACATGGAGTACGGCGCCGCGGCGGCCGTCGCGCGCTGGACCGACCAGGGAAAGAACGTCGTCTACGTCATGGTGACCAGCGGTGAGGCCGGCATCGACGGCATGCACCCCGACGAGGCCCGGCCGCTCCGCGAGGCCGAGCAGGTCGCCTCCGCCGCGGTGGTCGGCGTCGACGTCGTCGAGTTCCTGGGCTTCCCGGACGGCGTGCTCGAATACGGCCTGCCGCTGCGGCGCGAGGTGGCCCGGGTCGTACGCCGCCACCGGCCGGACATCGTGATCACCGGAAACTGGCGTGAAACGTACGGTGGAACGGTCCCCAATCAGGCCGACCACATCGCGGTGGGCCGGGCCGTGCTGGACGGTGTCCGGGACGCGGGCAACCGCTGGGTCTTCCGCGAACTCGCCGAGTCGGAGTCGCTCGAACCGTGGAACGGCGTCCGGGAGATCTGGGCCGCGGGCTCGCCCGACGCCGGGCACGCGGTCGACACCACCGACACGTTCGCGCGGGGCGTGGCGTCCCTTGAGGCACACGCCGCGTACCTCGCGGGCCTCGGCGGCGGCGACATGGCCGACGCCGGCGAGTGGCTGGAGGGCTTCGCCCGCGGTGCCGGGACGCGCCTCGGCACCCGGTTCGCGGCGTCCTTCGAGGTCGTGCCGCTGTCGTTCGGCTGA
- a CDS encoding TerD family protein — protein sequence MAVSLSKGGNVSLTKEAAGGTLSAVVVGLGWDLRTTTGEDFDLDASAIVVDASGRVASDQHFVFFNNTTTPDGNVVHTGDNKTGEGEGDDEQIKVNLAGLPAEIDKIVFPVSVYDAEARRQSFGQVRNAFIRIVNEADNSELARYDLSEDASTETAMLFGEIYRSGAEWKFRALGQGYASGLSGIAKDYGVNV from the coding sequence ATGGCTGTGAGCCTCAGCAAGGGTGGCAACGTCTCGCTCACCAAGGAGGCCGCCGGCGGCACGCTTTCCGCCGTCGTCGTCGGTCTGGGCTGGGACCTGCGGACGACCACCGGCGAGGACTTCGACCTGGACGCCAGTGCCATCGTCGTGGACGCCTCCGGGCGCGTCGCCTCGGACCAGCATTTCGTGTTCTTCAACAACACCACGACCCCGGACGGCAACGTCGTCCACACCGGCGACAACAAGACCGGTGAGGGCGAGGGCGACGACGAGCAGATCAAGGTCAACCTGGCCGGCCTGCCGGCGGAGATCGACAAGATCGTCTTCCCGGTGTCGGTGTACGACGCCGAGGCCCGCCGCCAGTCGTTCGGCCAGGTGCGCAACGCGTTCATCCGCATCGTGAACGAGGCCGACAACAGCGAGCTGGCGCGGTACGACCTCTCGGAGGACGCGTCCACCGAGACCGCGATGCTGTTCGGTGAGATCTACCGCAGCGGCGCCGAGTGGAAGTTCCGTGCGCTGGGCCAGGGCTACGCGTCCGGGCTCTCGGGCATCGCGAAGGACTACGGCGTCAACGTCTGA
- a CDS encoding Zn-ribbon domain-containing OB-fold protein, with protein sequence MSTQTSQTIQFPYKRTLGPVIGRFFSELTALRIVGIRCGDRVVVPPMEYDPQTGEQLAEHYVEVGPAGTVVSWTWVPEPGPHHPLDRPFAYALVKLDGADTNLLHVLDTGGEDTVSTGMRVAPRWRAEPVGRIDDIEAFVPGETPEGPTAGEPADVRTMEFFSTITYTDVLSPTLERYAASMRAGVITGQRCPRCDRVFLGRGYCSVDALRLGPEHEEALPDHGVVSNYTIVTPTPYPGQKETEPFARASVVLHGDEMVVSQQQIIGVPVADIRVGMRVKAQWFPEAERNAAEISSKGWGTVAGFIEGWVPTGEPDEPAEQFMDRVF encoded by the coding sequence GTGTCGACACAGACGTCACAGACCATCCAGTTCCCGTATAAGCGCACGCTCGGCCCGGTCATCGGCCGCTTCTTCTCGGAACTGACGGCCCTGCGCATCGTCGGAATCCGTTGCGGTGACCGGGTCGTCGTACCGCCGATGGAGTACGACCCGCAGACCGGCGAGCAGTTGGCCGAGCACTACGTCGAAGTCGGGCCCGCCGGAACGGTGGTGTCCTGGACGTGGGTCCCCGAACCCGGCCCGCACCACCCGCTGGACCGGCCCTTCGCCTACGCGCTCGTGAAACTCGACGGCGCCGACACCAACCTGCTGCACGTGCTCGACACCGGCGGCGAGGACACGGTCTCCACGGGGATGCGCGTCGCACCGCGGTGGCGTGCCGAACCGGTGGGCCGCATCGACGACATCGAGGCCTTCGTCCCCGGCGAGACCCCCGAGGGACCGACCGCGGGCGAACCCGCGGACGTCCGGACGATGGAGTTCTTCTCGACCATCACCTACACCGACGTGCTCTCGCCGACGCTGGAGCGGTACGCCGCGAGCATGCGCGCGGGGGTCATCACCGGTCAGCGCTGCCCGCGGTGCGACCGGGTGTTCCTCGGCCGGGGCTATTGCTCGGTCGACGCGCTCAGGCTCGGCCCCGAGCACGAGGAGGCCCTGCCGGACCACGGCGTCGTGTCGAACTACACCATCGTCACGCCGACTCCGTACCCCGGCCAGAAGGAGACCGAGCCCTTCGCCCGCGCGTCGGTCGTGCTGCACGGCGACGAAATGGTCGTCTCGCAGCAGCAGATCATCGGCGTGCCGGTGGCCGACATCCGGGTCGGCATGCGCGTCAAGGCCCAGTGGTTCCCCGAGGCCGAGCGCAACGCCGCCGAGATCAGCAGCAAGGGCTGGGGCACGGTGGCCGGATTCATCGAGGGCTGGGTGCCGACGGGCGAACCCGACGAGCCCGCCGAGCAGTTCATGGACCGGGTGTTCTGA
- a CDS encoding NAD(P)H-dependent flavin oxidoreductase gives MKPPICEKLGIEFPIFAFSHCRDVVAAVSRAGGFGVLGALAYSPDQLEIELAWIDEHVDGRPYGVDLAIPMNYLGKGGGDAALPANLEKLIPEGHLKFVDALLDEHGIPPLPQELEGKAAKAAGLNVDLESRAQIDVALGHPLVRMFVNALGPPPADIIDACHAKNVLVGALCGSPRHALKQVAAGVDVVVAQGTEAGGHCGEISTMVLIPQVVDAVGPDVPVLAAGGIGNGRQMAAALALGAQGAWTGSIWLTVAEADTHETAVQNILAATSADTVRSRSMTGKPARLLRTAWTDAWADPANPDPLPMPLQGLVFNKAARRFMRTKNKELNGWPAGQVIGAIDRVRPTQEVVLTLVQEWVAATERLGTLLADD, from the coding sequence ATGAAGCCACCGATTTGCGAGAAGCTCGGGATCGAGTTCCCGATCTTCGCCTTCTCCCACTGCCGGGACGTCGTCGCCGCGGTCAGCCGCGCGGGCGGCTTCGGCGTTCTGGGCGCGCTGGCATACAGCCCGGACCAACTGGAGATCGAACTCGCCTGGATCGACGAACACGTCGACGGCCGCCCCTACGGCGTCGACCTGGCGATCCCCATGAACTACCTCGGCAAGGGCGGCGGGGACGCGGCACTCCCCGCGAACCTGGAGAAGCTGATCCCGGAAGGGCACCTGAAGTTCGTCGACGCCCTGCTCGACGAGCACGGAATCCCGCCGCTGCCGCAGGAGTTGGAGGGCAAGGCCGCCAAGGCGGCCGGCCTCAACGTCGACCTGGAGTCCCGCGCGCAGATCGACGTCGCGCTCGGGCACCCGCTCGTCAGGATGTTCGTCAACGCCCTCGGCCCCCCGCCCGCCGACATCATCGACGCCTGCCACGCCAAGAACGTCCTCGTCGGCGCGCTGTGCGGCAGTCCGCGGCACGCGCTCAAGCAGGTCGCCGCGGGCGTCGACGTCGTCGTCGCGCAGGGCACCGAGGCGGGCGGGCACTGCGGCGAGATCTCCACGATGGTGCTGATCCCGCAGGTCGTCGATGCCGTCGGCCCGGACGTCCCCGTCCTCGCCGCCGGCGGCATCGGCAACGGCCGCCAGATGGCCGCGGCCCTCGCCCTCGGCGCCCAGGGCGCGTGGACCGGCAGCATCTGGCTCACCGTCGCCGAGGCCGACACCCACGAGACCGCGGTGCAGAACATCCTGGCCGCCACGTCCGCCGACACCGTCCGCTCGCGCTCGATGACCGGCAAGCCGGCCCGCCTGCTGCGCACCGCGTGGACCGACGCCTGGGCCGACCCGGCCAACCCCGACCCGCTGCCGATGCCGCTCCAGGGCCTCGTCTTCAACAAGGCCGCGCGGCGTTTCATGCGGACCAAGAACAAGGAGCTGAACGGCTGGCCCGCGGGCCAGGTCATCGGGGCGATCGACCGCGTGCGGCCGACCCAGGAGGTCGTGCTGACCCTCGTACAGGAGTGGGTCGCCGCGACGGAGCGGCTGGGGACGCTGCTGGCGGACGACTGA
- a CDS encoding FGLLP motif-containing membrane protein, whose translation MAVRAARRILLVAAAVLVVSFCCAPAASAAPKRTIILVVDVSGSMDSDGRLPQAQAALRSTIGSLDKNDVVGLHTFAGFSCDDGGQLVVPPGTGNRDELRSEVDNLIASGETPTPAAIRQAVSEFPDDSSEKILMLVSDGESSCGDPCDVVTEVEQQTGVEFVAHTVGFRTDDSAEEQLRCIADRTGGKYFSAENEEAIADSLKAALTTPVNKDVSTVLHSLPTPGDVPLDGKSVGISAALGAAFVLLVGFPSELFNRTLEANHDRISRSRRRRGGPGAGPAGGGGPAPGGGGGGGPYPPDGPGGGPGDPGAAGGTGADAASGQHAQHGQQAGPMSGQHAGAPPAGSPGPGGGPGGGGLGLHGDYASGQGPQGGVQSGFGGGAAAGGPGYGTGGGTLPSAAGGAPAPGAAGGPGFAGATGGVGIPGATGGVGAVGATGGMGATGGVGALGAAGGVGNVGAAGGAGATGAAGGVGVAGVAGGARSLWASPWILPIFVLVSALASTFVDPDAGFTTRSGILLLGFVVAVPLVLFAYAWPNEQVARRASHVPAALRTVPAALGLAVFCTVLSRVSQFVPGYVFGLVLGYVALRERRLTRAQEGKGVLLGALTALLVSVAAWVGLEFVHDKALEPGASVGLTIADSVLGTTFILGVETVIFGLVPLSVLDGNKLRKWNAWIWAGTYAVAILLFVHVLLLNSDAAGSDNDTSVTAAVILFAVFGLLSLGFWAYFKYVPDPALVRRPALAGVPTGYPTPPRAAPVPPPPVQAPPVQAPTTTHTVAAPPPPASPVPPPPASPMPPPPQGTPVPPTPSSPPVRGTPVPPPPSAPPPQGTPVPPVPPGPPPPRPAHTPPDLPPPPAHRPYVPPPTRPPVPPAPAAPPPPSAPPNPPPPPPGSPDKAS comes from the coding sequence GTGGCCGTCCGGGCCGCGAGGAGGATCCTTCTCGTCGCCGCGGCGGTGCTCGTCGTGTCGTTCTGCTGCGCGCCCGCGGCGTCGGCGGCACCGAAGCGGACGATCATCCTGGTCGTCGACGTCTCCGGCTCGATGGACTCCGACGGGCGGCTCCCCCAGGCCCAGGCCGCGCTCCGGTCGACCATCGGGTCGCTCGACAAGAACGACGTGGTCGGCCTCCACACCTTCGCGGGCTTCTCGTGCGACGACGGCGGACAGCTCGTCGTCCCGCCCGGCACCGGCAACCGCGACGAACTGCGGTCCGAGGTCGACAACTTGATCGCCTCGGGCGAGACCCCGACACCGGCCGCGATCCGCCAGGCCGTGAGCGAGTTCCCGGACGACTCGTCCGAGAAAATCCTCATGCTCGTCTCGGACGGCGAGAGCAGCTGCGGCGACCCCTGCGACGTCGTGACCGAGGTCGAGCAGCAGACCGGCGTCGAGTTCGTCGCCCACACCGTCGGGTTCCGGACCGACGACAGCGCCGAGGAGCAGCTGCGCTGCATCGCGGACCGCACCGGCGGCAAGTACTTCTCCGCCGAGAACGAGGAAGCCATCGCCGACAGCCTCAAGGCGGCGCTGACCACACCGGTCAACAAGGACGTCTCGACGGTCCTCCACTCGCTGCCGACGCCGGGCGACGTACCGCTGGACGGCAAGAGCGTCGGCATCTCGGCGGCCCTGGGCGCCGCGTTCGTCCTGCTCGTCGGCTTCCCCTCGGAGCTGTTCAACCGCACGTTGGAGGCGAACCACGACCGCATCTCGCGGTCGCGGCGCCGACGCGGCGGACCGGGCGCCGGACCGGCCGGGGGAGGCGGCCCGGCTCCCGGTGGCGGGGGCGGAGGAGGCCCGTACCCGCCGGACGGACCGGGCGGAGGGCCGGGCGATCCCGGGGCCGCGGGCGGTACCGGTGCGGACGCGGCATCCGGACAGCACGCGCAGCACGGGCAGCAGGCGGGCCCGATGTCCGGGCAGCACGCGGGCGCGCCCCCGGCGGGGAGCCCGGGCCCGGGCGGCGGACCGGGCGGCGGCGGACTCGGGCTGCACGGGGACTACGCGAGCGGCCAGGGCCCGCAGGGCGGCGTGCAAAGCGGCTTCGGCGGCGGTGCGGCGGCGGGCGGGCCGGGCTACGGCACCGGAGGAGGCACGCTGCCGAGTGCCGCGGGCGGAGCGCCGGCGCCCGGAGCCGCGGGCGGTCCCGGTTTCGCGGGCGCGACCGGAGGCGTCGGCATCCCCGGGGCCACCGGGGGCGTCGGGGCCGTGGGCGCCACCGGAGGGATGGGGGCGACCGGCGGGGTCGGCGCCTTGGGCGCGGCGGGCGGCGTGGGCAACGTGGGTGCCGCGGGCGGCGCCGGGGCGACGGGTGCGGCCGGAGGCGTGGGCGTCGCGGGTGTCGCCGGGGGCGCGAGGTCGCTGTGGGCCTCGCCGTGGATTCTGCCGATCTTCGTGCTGGTGAGTGCGCTCGCGTCGACGTTCGTCGACCCCGACGCCGGCTTCACCACCCGGTCCGGCATTCTGCTGCTCGGCTTCGTGGTCGCGGTCCCGCTCGTGCTCTTCGCGTACGCGTGGCCGAACGAGCAGGTGGCCAGGCGCGCTTCGCACGTCCCCGCGGCGCTCAGGACGGTTCCCGCCGCCCTCGGCCTGGCGGTCTTCTGCACGGTGCTGTCGCGGGTCTCGCAGTTCGTGCCGGGCTACGTCTTCGGCCTGGTCCTGGGCTATGTGGCGTTGCGCGAACGGCGGCTGACGCGGGCTCAGGAGGGCAAGGGCGTGCTGCTGGGCGCGCTCACCGCGCTCCTGGTGAGCGTCGCCGCGTGGGTGGGGCTGGAGTTCGTGCACGACAAGGCGCTCGAACCCGGGGCGAGCGTCGGCCTGACGATCGCCGACTCAGTCCTGGGGACGACGTTCATCCTCGGCGTCGAGACGGTCATCTTCGGCCTGGTGCCGCTGAGCGTGCTCGACGGCAACAAGCTGCGCAAGTGGAACGCCTGGATCTGGGCGGGCACGTACGCGGTCGCGATCCTGCTCTTCGTGCACGTGCTGCTGCTGAACTCGGACGCCGCCGGCTCCGACAACGACACGTCGGTGACCGCCGCGGTGATCCTGTTCGCGGTGTTCGGCCTGCTGTCGTTGGGCTTCTGGGCCTACTTCAAGTACGTCCCCGATCCCGCACTGGTGCGTCGGCCCGCACTCGCGGGCGTCCCGACCGGATACCCGACGCCGCCGCGCGCCGCTCCCGTTCCGCCGCCGCCGGTTCAGGCACCGCCGGTTCAGGCACCGACGACCACGCACACGGTCGCGGCGCCGCCGCCTCCGGCCTCCCCGGTCCCGCCGCCTCCCGCGTCCCCGATGCCACCGCCCCCACAGGGCACCCCCGTTCCGCCAACCCCGTCCTCACCTCCCGTGCGGGGCACGCCCGTTCCGCCTCCACCGTCGGCACCGCCCCCGCAGGGCACGCCGGTTCCGCCGGTCCCGCCGGGTCCGCCCCCGCCGCGTCCCGCGCACACCCCGCCCGACCTGCCGCCGCCTCCCGCGCACCGGCCCTACGTACCGCCGCCGACGCGTCCGCCCGTGCCCCCGGCCCCGGCCGCTCCGCCGCCGCCCTCGGCTCCGCCGAACCCGCCGCCGCCTCCGCCGGGTTCGCCCGACAAGGCCTCGTGA
- a CDS encoding P1 family peptidase: MTTPPVPRPGPRNALTDVDGLRVGHASLVGDGALTGVTVVLGPPGGFVAAVEVRGGGPGTRETDALDPGNLVPRVEAIALTGGSAYGLDAAAGVVAWLEDQGRGFPVGAAPHEVVPVVPAATIFDLGRGGDFRRRPDAALGRAATEAAAGSDARAQVATGGVGAGAGARVGGLKGGVGTASCLLDGGVTVAALAVVNAAGSAVDPIGGLPYAIRLGLPGEFPLSPPTHDEHAAALKRFAAGQEPPPLNTTLAVVATDAALTRAQARRTAAVAHDGFARALRPVHTLYDGDTVFAISTGAKPLPSVSPDTPYGVDAEAAALAAVHAAAADVVARAIVDAVLAADTVETDGATLPSYRSLYPVATSGWRPRG, from the coding sequence ATGACGACTCCCCCGGTGCCCCGCCCCGGCCCCCGCAACGCGCTCACCGATGTCGACGGTCTGCGCGTCGGCCACGCGTCCCTCGTCGGCGACGGCGCCCTCACCGGCGTCACGGTCGTGCTGGGGCCTCCCGGCGGCTTCGTCGCGGCCGTGGAGGTGCGCGGCGGCGGGCCCGGGACGCGCGAGACGGATGCGCTCGATCCCGGGAACCTCGTTCCGCGCGTCGAGGCGATCGCCCTGACGGGGGGCAGCGCCTACGGCCTGGACGCGGCGGCCGGTGTCGTCGCGTGGCTGGAGGACCAAGGGCGCGGTTTTCCGGTCGGCGCGGCGCCGCACGAGGTGGTTCCCGTGGTACCCGCCGCGACGATCTTCGACCTCGGGCGCGGCGGCGACTTCCGGCGGCGGCCCGATGCCGCACTCGGGCGGGCCGCGACGGAGGCGGCGGCCGGGTCGGATGCGCGGGCTCAGGTCGCCACCGGCGGCGTCGGGGCCGGGGCGGGAGCGCGCGTCGGGGGCCTGAAAGGCGGTGTGGGCACCGCGAGTTGCCTGCTCGACGGCGGTGTCACGGTGGCCGCGCTGGCGGTGGTCAACGCCGCCGGGTCGGCGGTCGATCCGATCGGCGGGCTGCCGTACGCGATCCGCCTCGGGCTGCCCGGCGAGTTCCCGCTGTCGCCGCCGACGCACGACGAACACGCCGCGGCGCTCAAGCGGTTCGCCGCCGGGCAGGAGCCCCCGCCGCTCAACACCACGCTCGCCGTCGTCGCGACGGACGCCGCGCTGACGCGCGCGCAGGCCCGCAGGACGGCCGCTGTCGCCCACGACGGGTTCGCCCGCGCGCTGCGTCCGGTGCACACGCTGTACGACGGCGACACGGTCTTCGCGATCTCGACCGGGGCGAAGCCGCTCCCGTCGGTGTCGCCCGATACGCCGTACGGAGTCGACGCCGAGGCGGCGGCGCTGGCGGCCGTGCACGCGGCGGCGGCGGACGTCGTCGCGCGGGCGATCGTGGACGCGGTGCTCGCGGCGGACACGGTGGAGACGGACGGCGCCACGCTCCCGTCGTACCGCTCGCTGTACCCGGTCGCGACGTCGGGGTGGCGTCCCCGCGGCTGA
- a CDS encoding lipid-transfer protein yields MRNDSDIAVISTAYLPSVRRNELTETEMLITVVDEALDKVGLKRSDIGFSCQGSCDYISGGTFSFVPNLDAMGAWPPIHESHVEMDGAWALYEAWVRMRHGDVEIAVAMGSGKSSTGDPAEIHPLELDPYYLAPLGVDPVSLAALQARQLIDTGKSSERELAEIAARSRRAAADNPRQQVRSAESDVDKLLAEPYVRSPLRRSDLPPISDGASCVVMATARRARDLVERPAWIAGLDHRSEVHNPALRDLTDSPSTRLAAEKAGGVAGVEVAELMAPFTAQEVVLRQALGLGDDVLVNPSGGALTGNPLMSTGLVRIAEAAEQIIAGGRNRTLGHATSGPLLQQNLVCVLEGDI; encoded by the coding sequence GTGCGCAACGACAGCGATATCGCGGTCATATCCACCGCGTACCTCCCTTCTGTACGACGCAATGAACTCACCGAGACCGAGATGCTGATCACGGTCGTCGACGAGGCGCTCGACAAGGTCGGGCTGAAACGCTCCGACATCGGCTTCAGCTGTCAGGGCTCGTGCGACTACATCTCCGGCGGCACCTTCTCGTTCGTCCCCAACCTCGACGCGATGGGTGCGTGGCCGCCGATCCACGAGTCGCACGTCGAGATGGACGGCGCGTGGGCGCTGTACGAGGCATGGGTCCGCATGCGGCACGGCGACGTGGAGATCGCCGTCGCGATGGGCTCGGGCAAGTCCTCCACGGGCGACCCGGCGGAGATCCATCCGCTGGAGCTGGATCCCTACTACCTCGCCCCGCTCGGCGTCGACCCGGTCTCGCTCGCGGCGTTGCAGGCACGGCAGTTGATTGACACCGGGAAGTCGAGCGAACGCGAACTCGCCGAGATCGCCGCGCGTTCGCGGCGGGCCGCGGCCGACAACCCCAGGCAGCAGGTACGTTCCGCGGAGTCGGACGTCGACAAGCTGCTCGCCGAGCCCTACGTGCGGTCGCCGCTGCGCCGGAGCGATCTCCCGCCGATCTCCGACGGCGCGTCGTGCGTCGTCATGGCGACCGCGCGCCGGGCCCGCGATCTGGTCGAACGCCCCGCGTGGATCGCGGGGTTGGACCACCGCAGCGAGGTGCACAACCCCGCGCTGCGCGACCTGACCGACTCGCCGTCGACGCGGCTCGCGGCGGAGAAGGCGGGCGGCGTCGCGGGTGTCGAAGTCGCCGAGCTGATGGCGCCGTTCACCGCGCAGGAGGTCGTGCTGCGGCAGGCGCTCGGGCTCGGCGACGACGTCCTCGTCAACCCGTCCGGCGGCGCGCTGACCGGCAATCCGCTGATGTCCACGGGCCTCGTACGGATCGCCGAGGCCGCCGAGCAGATCATCGCGGGCGGGCGCAACCGCACGCTGGGCCACGCGACTTCGGGCCCGCTGCTGCAGCAGAACCTGGTGTGCGTTCTGGAGGGTGACATCTGA
- a CDS encoding thiolase domain-containing protein, with translation MAHEPVAVVGIGQTKHKKRRDDLSIAGLVREAAQRALDDARLTWTDIDAVVIGKAPDIFEGVMKPELYLADALGGAGKPVFRVHTAGSVGGSTAIVASHLVSSRVHTRVLAVAWEKQSEGNAQFGLGGGKSGSIGAGGAFAPWIRAYIRKSGAPEHIGWQIAVKDRQNALRNPYAHLHLKDISVEKVRESPMMWDPLHFLESCPSSDGAGAIVLTDKAGGLAAAADGRPPAWVLGTSMRSEPSSFNGRDPIRPQAGVDCAWDVYRQAGITDPRREIDVAELYVPFSWYEPMWLEGHDLAPVGEGWKMVDRGETAFDGSFPVNPSGGVLSSNPIGASGMLRFLEAALQVRGAAGEHQVDGARVALAQAYGAAAQYFAMWAVGSEPPSG, from the coding sequence ATGGCTCACGAACCCGTCGCCGTCGTCGGCATCGGCCAGACCAAGCACAAGAAGCGCCGCGACGACCTCTCGATCGCCGGCCTGGTCCGCGAGGCGGCGCAACGCGCCCTGGACGACGCCCGGTTGACGTGGACCGACATCGACGCCGTGGTGATCGGCAAGGCCCCCGACATCTTCGAGGGCGTCATGAAGCCGGAGTTGTATCTCGCGGACGCGCTCGGCGGTGCCGGGAAGCCGGTGTTCCGGGTGCACACCGCCGGGTCGGTGGGCGGCTCGACCGCGATCGTCGCGTCACACCTGGTCTCGTCCCGCGTGCACACGCGCGTGCTGGCCGTCGCGTGGGAGAAGCAGTCCGAGGGCAACGCGCAATTCGGCCTGGGCGGCGGCAAGTCGGGGTCCATCGGCGCCGGCGGCGCCTTCGCGCCGTGGATCCGCGCGTACATCCGCAAGTCCGGGGCGCCGGAGCACATCGGCTGGCAGATCGCGGTGAAGGACCGGCAGAACGCGCTGCGCAACCCGTACGCGCACCTGCACCTGAAGGACATCTCGGTGGAGAAGGTCCGCGAGTCGCCGATGATGTGGGACCCGCTGCACTTCCTGGAGTCGTGCCCGTCATCGGACGGCGCGGGCGCGATCGTCCTCACCGACAAGGCGGGCGGCCTCGCGGCGGCGGCCGACGGGCGGCCCCCCGCCTGGGTGTTGGGCACGTCGATGCGCTCGGAGCCGTCGTCGTTCAACGGCCGCGACCCGATCCGTCCGCAGGCCGGCGTCGACTGCGCGTGGGACGTCTACCGGCAGGCCGGCATCACCGACCCGCGCCGCGAGATCGACGTGGCCGAGTTGTACGTGCCGTTCTCGTGGTACGAGCCGATGTGGCTGGAGGGCCACGACCTCGCCCCGGTGGGGGAGGGCTGGAAGATGGTCGACCGCGGCGAGACCGCGTTCGACGGGTCGTTCCCGGTCAATCCGTCCGGCGGCGTGCTGTCGTCGAACCCGATCGGCGCGTCGGGAATGCTGCGCTTCCTGGAGGCGGCGCTGCAGGTGCGCGGCGCCGCGGGGGAGCACCAGGTGGACGGTGCGCGGGTGGCACTCGCGCAGGCGTACGGCGCCGCGGCGCAGTACTTCGCGATGTGGGCGGTCGGCTCGGAGCCGCCGTCGGGCTGA